The genomic region TCATATCCAGATCTTCTGTCACTTCATATTTCTGGTATTCTTTTTTGTAAAATCCATAATGACTGTCTCCATATACTGCCGCCCAGATACTGAATGCAAGTGCTGCGATCACTGCACACATCATGGCCACAACCGATATGAGCGTTGTTAATTTCTTCAAGTTTTTTTCCTCCTGTTCTTCATTATTATAACACTTCTATTGTAAATACGGTTGTAATTTTCTTTCATTTCACTTATAATACAGTTAAGATTCATTAGGAGGACTTATCATGGATATTAACTATGAGTTATATAAAGTATTTTACTATGTAGCTTCCACCTTAAGCTTTTCGGAGGCTTCCAAGCAGTTGTTTATCTCGCAGTCGGCTGTCAGCCAGTCGATCAAGGCATTGGAGAAAAAGCTGGATCAAACCTTATTCATCCGAAGTACCAAGAAAGTACGTCTTACTACCGAAGGAGAGATTCTTCTGCGCCATATCGAACCGGCGATCAGCCTGATCAAGCGTGGGGAAAGCCAGCTTCTCGATGTCGGCGTACGCGGAGGACAGCTTCACATCGGAGCCAGTGATACGATCTGCCGTTATTTCCTGGTGCCTTATCTGGAACGCTTCCACCGGGAATTTCCGGGAGCGCATATCAAGGTTACGAATGCGACATCGATCCGCTGCGTAGAACTCCTGGAGACCGGGCAGGTGGATCTGATCGTTGTCAATTCACCGAATTCCTATCTCGGAAATGTTCCGAATGTGAAAAAGATCAAAGATTTCCAGGATGTGTTCATTGCCAATGAAGCATTTAAAGAATTAAAAGGAAAGAAGGTTTCTTTCAAAGAACTTCTGGACTACCCGATCCTTATGCTGGACAGAAAGAGTACAACCAGCGAATATCTGCACAACCTGTTCCTTCAGAATCAGCTGGATCTGGTTCCGGAGATCGAACTCAGCAGTAATGACCTTCTGATCGACCTTGCCCGCATCGGACTTGGAATCGCATTTATTCCGGATTTCTGTCTTTCCCAGACAGCCGATTCGGATTCTCTGTTCATTGTTGAGACGAAGGAATCGCTTCCGGAACGCGAACTTGTCATTGCGCATAACGAGAAGGTTCCGGTATCCAAAGCCGCACAGGAGTTTTTATCTTATTTTTAATATGTTTACAAACTCTTTTTCCTGCCAAAGTATCCCTGGAGAACTACCGGTGGCAGCTACTTTTATTTACTTTCGCATAAAATACCATGTGGCATATGTCCCTCATGGTATTTTTTCCTATCATATTGTTCTATAATATATTTTTCTATAAATAATATTTTTCTGATTCTGCTTACCTCTTATCCATCTGTTCTTCCTTCCAGAACCCTGCTATCTTTTCTTCGATATTTTCACTGTTACAGATCTGGAAATCATTCCACTCCCTCGGAAACACCTCCTGGCACCGCCGGTCCATAAAACGTTCATCCAAAAGTGCAATCACCCCTCTGTCCTGATCAGTCCGGATGACTCGTCCTGCCGACTGTAGCACCTTATTCATGCCCGGATACAAATAAGCATAATCGAATCCATTCAGATTCTTCCGGTCAAAATAATACTTTAAAAGTTCCCGTTCCAGACACACCTGCGGAAGTCCTGTCCCGATGATCATTGCCCCGATCAGTTTATCTTCCGTCAGATCAATTCCTTCTGAAAAAATACCACCCATCACACAGAAGCCGATCAGGCTGTGTGCTCTTTCCTGTTCGAATTTTTTCAGGAATTCTTCCCGTTCCTGCTCCGTCATATATTGGGACTGTACTGCAACTTCAATCTGTTCCTGCGGCAGTTCCATGAATGCTTCCCACACTTCTTCCAGAAATCGGTAAGACGGGAAAAAGGCAAGATAATTTCCTGTTCTTCCTTTTATCACACGCATCATATATTCTGCATACTTACGGTACATCTCCGGTCCGCGTCTGGTATACTTCGTGCTGACATCATTTCCCAGAAGCAGTAATCTTTTGCTTTGTTCAAATGGAGATTCTGCATAGATCGCATAATCATCCTTTGCCGCAGATAACAGTTTCTTATAATAATTGATTGGAAGAAATGTTGCCGAAAATAATATCGTACTATTTCCTTTTCCCATATATTCCTGCAGGCATCCCGCCGGATTGACACAGAACAGATGCAGGTAAAACTTTCCTTCTTCACTTAGTTCTGAATAAATCAGATAATTTTCATCCAGCCGGTCATGAATATATATGAAATTACGGATACCAAAGTAAAACTCCAGTACCCCTTTCCGTATTACTTCATCTTTACAGTCTTCTATAAACTCTTCCAGCTTTGTCATCAAAGACAATAGCTTAATATACACATGTGACACACTATTCAGTATCTGGCAGCCGTCACATTCTCTTTTTAACTCCAGAAGCTGCTTATTGCAGCTCTCCAACGCCGAGACAAGTTTCGGTTCTCCGTATTTTACCAGCTTTTTGATTTTCAGAAAATCTTCCTTGCAAATACTGGTGCTGTACATGGTCCTCCCACGTTCGACCAGATTGTGTGCCTCATCGATCAGAAACAGATATTCTCCTTTGACGCCGTCTCCGAAAAAGCGTTTCAGATGTGCATTCGGATCAAAGACGTAATTATAATCACATATAACCGCATCTACCCACTGCGATACATCCAGTGCCATTTCAAACGGACACACATTCCATTTCCTTGCCTGTTCTTCCAGCACTTCCCGGCTCATTTCATCTGTCGATGTGAGCAGTTCATAAACA from Dorea longicatena harbors:
- a CDS encoding LysR family transcriptional regulator, which codes for MDINYELYKVFYYVASTLSFSEASKQLFISQSAVSQSIKALEKKLDQTLFIRSTKKVRLTTEGEILLRHIEPAISLIKRGESQLLDVGVRGGQLHIGASDTICRYFLVPYLERFHREFPGAHIKVTNATSIRCVELLETGQVDLIVVNSPNSYLGNVPNVKKIKDFQDVFIANEAFKELKGKKVSFKELLDYPILMLDRKSTTSEYLHNLFLQNQLDLVPEIELSSNDLLIDLARIGLGIAFIPDFCLSQTADSDSLFIVETKESLPERELVIAHNEKVPVSKAAQEFLSYF
- a CDS encoding helicase C-terminal domain-containing protein, producing MNLEQPCIRISVRNLVEFILRHGDIDNRTGGADKEAMQQGSRIHRKIQRQQGAEYRAEVPLKYQIACDGFILSVEGRADGIIELPKRVVIDEIKGVFKDLKRLKEPQLLHLAQAKCYAYIYAEQKNLEEIGVQMTYCNLDTEEIRRFQEVYTRAELKKWFEELVSEYEKWARYQMEWRAKRNASIKTVEFPFEYRDGQKKLVASVYRTILRKKKLFIQAPTGVGKTMAAVFPAVKAVGEELGEKIFYLTAKTITRTVASQAFEILRKQDLKMKVITLTAKEKICFCEETICNPDACPYAKGHFDRVNAAVYELLTSTDEMSREVLEEQARKWNVCPFEMALDVSQWVDAVICDYNYVFDPNAHLKRFFGDGVKGEYLFLIDEAHNLVERGRTMYSTSICKEDFLKIKKLVKYGEPKLVSALESCNKQLLELKRECDGCQILNSVSHVYIKLLSLMTKLEEFIEDCKDEVIRKGVLEFYFGIRNFIYIHDRLDENYLIYSELSEEGKFYLHLFCVNPAGCLQEYMGKGNSTILFSATFLPINYYKKLLSAAKDDYAIYAESPFEQSKRLLLLGNDVSTKYTRRGPEMYRKYAEYMMRVIKGRTGNYLAFFPSYRFLEEVWEAFMELPQEQIEVAVQSQYMTEQEREEFLKKFEQERAHSLIGFCVMGGIFSEGIDLTEDKLIGAMIIGTGLPQVCLERELLKYYFDRKNLNGFDYAYLYPGMNKVLQSAGRVIRTDQDRGVIALLDERFMDRRCQEVFPREWNDFQICNSENIEEKIAGFWKEEQMDKR